A genomic window from Diospyros lotus cultivar Yz01 chromosome 2, ASM1463336v1, whole genome shotgun sequence includes:
- the LOC127795440 gene encoding 1-aminocyclopropane-1-carboxylate oxidase-like: protein METFPIIDMQKLNGEERAAIMEEVKDACEKWGFFELVNHGISHELMDKVERRTKEHYSKFMEQRFKDMVASKGLEPETLVHSAQQLINHLDWESTFFLRHLPLSNVSEIPDLEQDYREAMKEFAGEIEKLAEKLLDLLCENLGLENGYLKKAFHGSDGPTFGTKVSNYPPCPHPELIKGLRAHTDAGGIILLFQDHKVCGLQLLKGGRWIDVPPIKHAIVINIGDQLEVISNGKYKSVMHRVMAQPDGNRMSIASFYNPGSNAVIHPAPALVEKQEEQAGVVVYPTFVFGDYMKLYAGQKFQAKEPRFEALKAIESSSGSMNQMQMGTDPIAEV, encoded by the exons atggAGACTTTTCCGATCATTGACATGCAGAAGCTTAATGGTGAAGAGAGAGCAGCAATCATGGAGGAGGTAAAAGACGCTTGTGAGAAGTGGGGCTTCTTTGAG TTGGTGAACCATGGAATATCCCACGAGCTGATGGACAAAGTGGAGAGGCGAACAAAGGAACACTACAGCAAGTTCATGGAACAAAGGTTCAAGGATATGGTGGCCAGCAAGGGCCTTGAGCCAGAAACCCTAGTTCACTCTGCACAACAACTAATCAACCATCTGGACTGGGAAAGCACCTTCTTCTTGCGCCATCTTCCTCTTTCTAACGTCTCAGAAATCCCCGATCTTGAACAAGATTACAG GGAGGCAATGAAGGAATTTGCAGGAGAAATAGAGAAGCTTGCGGAGAAACTTCTGGACTTGTTGTGCGAGAATCTTGGGCTGGAGAATGGGTATCTGAAGAAGGCTTTCCATGGGTCCGATGGCCCTACCTTTGGGACTAAGGTCAGCAACTACCCTCCATGCCCTCACCCGGAACTCATAAAGGGCCTCCGAGCTCACACAGACGCCGGCGGCATCATCTTACTCTTCCAAGACCACAAGGTCTGTGGACTCCAGCTCCTCAAAGGTGGCCGATGGATCGACGTACCTCCCATCAAACACGCCATTGTGATCAACATAGGCGACCAACTTGAG GTAATCAGTAATGGGAAATACAAGAGTGTGATGCATCGGGTGATGGCTCAGCCCGACGGCAACAGAATGTCTATAGCGTCGTTCTACAATCCAGGCAGCAACGCCGTCATCCATCCGGCGCCGGCCCTGGTGGAGAAACAAGAAGAACAAGCCGGAGTAGTAGTTTACCCGACATTCGTTTTTGGCGACTACATGAAGCTTTATGCCGGCCAGAAGTTCCAGGCAAAGGAACCTCGTTTCGAAGCTCTCAAGGCCATTGAGAGCAGCAGCGGCAGCATGAACCAGATGCAGATGGGCACGGACCCAATTGCAGAAGTTtga